The DNA segment TGCTTCTTCTCCAGTTCCTTCTCTTGGGGTGGCCCACGACCTTCCTGTTGGTCTTGACGATGACCCACACGGGAACCCTGTGGTTCTGCCTGTGTGCCTTGGCCAGCCTCATCTTCTGTCCTTTGCTTTTTTGGCTCACTTGTCTCACCTGTGTATAATTGTAAATATCATTCTGGATAATATTGTAAATACTGATCGGGGTTTCAATCTATAACAAGATTATTCTATAAATCCTTAATCATGTATACAGATAGTCTTAACCTCTTTACTGGGCACCTTTTTTCGTTCAATCACATGCGATTGGATATGCGAGGGGAACAGTTCATTTATTCTCTGTGCACCAGCCCTTATCCTGATGAACTCCCTGAGTTCGGTTTCGTAATCCGCCTTGATCACGTTCTCGCTCTGGCCTTCATCTATGACAAGGTGCTGTTTCACCAGCTCATTGACCGCGCTGCGCCCTAAACCCTTGAGGGGTGACATGTAGCTGACCCCATACCGGTCCTCGATACTCCTTATCCGGGAGATATCCGGCACAGGCACGCGATCATCACGCCGGATCCCGTCTGCGATGAAGCGGACATCCACATCAGAGGCCAGATATTCCATGGCCGCCAGATGAATGTGATTTATCGCACTTCTCGGAAATCCTTCCTTTATGATCATCCCATAAGCTTTTTCAAGCACCTGCATGTCAAGCCTTGCGACCCTATGTGAGAATCCCAGCTTCTCAGCAGCTTCCCTTGCAACATCCCCGACGGGGAGTAAGGAAAAACTGCATGTGACCAGTTCAACTTCAAAGAACGGTTCCAGCAGGATAGCTGCAAGGGAACTGTCCTTTCCTCCGCTGAACAGTACTGAGACCCGCATTGGATCGGCTCACATACGCTTTATTGTCGGCTCACGCTTCTGGGGTTGTAACTGGACCAGGAGCTGCTTGAGCTTCTCGTCATCGATCTTGGACTGGATCCTGCCGTTCTGGGCAAGCATTATCAGTTGGGACTCGAGTTGTTCCACCATCTCTTTACGCGACATCTTTAATGTCGTCAGGCGCTCACGTGCCTCAGGCGTAAGGATCTGGCGAAGCAGAGCCTGCTTTTTTGCTTCCATATCAGCACGTGCCTGCTCCTGCTGCATCGCCGCCTGCATGTCGCCGGGGGCCACCTGCTGCTGGGAAGCCTGTTGCTGTTGAAGTTGTTCAAGCCTTCTTCTTCTTATCTCTTCAAGATCATCCGCCATATAACTCACCTCGGTATAAAGAGATGTTATCACTATATCCTTATAGCATTATTGAACAGGTGTTCCGGCCTTAGTATTTTGCAAGGCCCGGGATCTTCTCCACGAGTTCCTTCTTGACCTCGTATGCGGCATTGTCCATGAAGGACTGTCCCTGGGGGGACACTGAGCGACCGCTCTTGAGGGTCTTTACGAAACCTGCCGCTTCAAGCTGCTGCAGGGCCTCTCTTGCGATAGAGCCACTGCCCTTTACCTTGTGGTTGGGGCTTGAGCCCATGTTCTTGTTGCCGCCATATACAGAGCGCAGCCTCTCCACGCCGATGGGGCCCTGGGTATATACTGTTCTCAGGACCGCGGCACAGCGTGTGTACCACCATTCTCTGTCAGTCGGAGGCAACTCCTTGTGTGAGCCTGTCTTCACGTATGGGGCCCACTCCGGCGGGTTAACCTTGTCATTCTCTTTAAGCTTCTCTGCTACCTTAGCGATCAGCGCGGCTGCAGGAACATCATATGCAGTTGTCATATTATTCTCCTAAATACTTGATAAATATCCGTTCCGGACTCAAGGGAACAGATGTTTTGTTCGTGCTGGAGTTTGTTGTGTAAACTCTTGAGTAGTATATACGCTTTTCGGCAGATATTCGGGGAGCAGGCCATTCATCCGGCCCTGACAGTAAAGTTTCCCCGGGATTGCCTGCCTATCTCCTGAATGTCTGCTCCCTAGCAGGCCCTACGGAAACATACGTTATCGGAACGCCCATCTTCTTTTCAAGATAAAGTATGTATTTCTGTGCATTCCCAGGAAGATCATCAAAACTCCTGACGCCTGTCAGGTCGCTCTCCCAACCGGGAAGATCCTCATACACCGGCCGGCATCCTGCAAGCTCGGCAGTTCCTTCCGGAGGATAATCTATGATCCGCCCATCAAGCTCGTAAGATACACACACCCTTACCGGATCAAGCTGCGAGAGCACGTCCAGCTTTGTGAGTGCCAGGGAAGTATAACCGTTAAGATAGATAGCCTTCCTGAGCAGCGGAAGATCGAACCATCCGCAGCGCCTCGCCCTGCCGGTGGTGGTCCCGAACTCCCTGCCCACCTGCTGGATCTTCCTGCCGGTCTCATCCGTAAGCTCTGTTGGCAGAGGCCCTTCTCCCACGCGGGTTATATAAGCTTTGACAATCCCAAGTACCTCAGTGACCTTAGTAGGACCGACACCCAAGTTAGCACACGCGGAACCTGCCACAGTGCTTGAGGATGTTACGAACTTCTGTGTGCCGTGGATGACGTCAAGGTGCGTGCCCTGGGCACCTTCCGCAAGCACGTTCCTGCCTTTTTCCAGCGCCTTGTTTATCTCGTAGGACACATCCGTAATATAGGGAGCAAGCCTGCGTCCCAGTCCCAGGTACCTGTTAACAAGTTCTTCTCTTGTCACAATAGAAGGGTCGCCATCAAGCTCCCTGATGGCGGCCTCTTTTGAGGAGGCAAGTTCGGAAAGCCTTCTCTTCAGCCTTTCCGGGTCCGCCAGGTCAGCCATGCGGATCTCATCCCTGGCTACCTTGTCAATATAAGCAAAACCAATACCTCGCTTGGTCGTACCGATCTTCTCTGTCCTCCTGGACTCCTTCAGGCCGTCAAGTTCCACATGGTAAGGCATGATGATACTGGTCTTGGCATCAACCCCGAGCTTTTCAGGGGTCAGCACAATGCCACCCTCCGCCAGCATATCCATTTCCTGCGCAAGCACTTCCGGGTTGAGCACCGTGCCGGGACCTATCAGCACCCTGGAATCCAGAAGGAAACCGGAAGGAATAAGGTGAAGCTTGTAGACATCCTCTCCCACCTTCACAGTGTGTCCCGCATTGTCCCCTCCCTGGAAGCGGACGACCAGGTCATAGTCCCCGGACATGAGGTCAACTATCTTTCCTTTGCCTTCATCGCCAAACTGCGCACCTGTAATGATCGTGAACATGGATGCAGGATTAAGCCTGCTGGCTTAATAAAGTTTTGATTGCAGCTTATAGGTCCTCGTCAAAGACCACCATGCGAGTGCCCTCATCAAAACTCGCCGAACTGCCTGCCTTATAGCATCTAAGGGTTCTGGCTATCCTCATATCTATAAGGGTATCAATGAGCTTCTCAGCCAGGCTCAGGGTTACATTGAACTCTGACTGGAGCATATATATGGCATCAGGCCTTTTGATGGAAAAATTGCAGAAAGCAGACCTTTTATCCGAAGTGCAGGAAGAGTAGCCCTCACACCGGGCAACACGGGAGCTGTTCTTGAAATGGATAGCGAGCCCCTGCCATGAATGAACGTTATGCATGCCTTTAATACCATATATATTGGATTTAGTGCGCTCTTTGGGGCCTATCATAAATAAGGAATATATCCTTATTTTATAATTATTTTTGCTATAAAAGCTGGTGTCATCATGAGTTGACACCATTATATGAAGAATGAATAGAACACACTGAAAGGCTCTGTATGGAACGGATACAGGTAATAGATACTGCCCGCTGCCAGATCATCCAGCATCAGATGAGATGCAAAGCCTGCGCCTGCAAATAACGCCACGGACATGGCTTTTGTGTGTTCCCTGTAGGTAAGGTAACCCATAGCCATAGCGAGGAAGAATACCGTCAGGCCAAAGAACAGGGAATGCGTTGGTATCGGACCAATCGTCACATGTTTGAGATTGCCGTGAAGGAAGAAGTTCCACAATGCCGGCACGTCCGGGAAAAGAGAGCCAAGGCTTCCTGCGGCAAACAGAAGTCCCAGATGCTTCGTATCGCTCAGCTGTACTACCTTACCTTTGAAGCGCATCACTGCTATCCCAAGCACGCCGGCCAGGAAAGTGCAGAAAGTGAAAAAGAGGAGATGACCCGGAGGATATGGCATGCATCTACACATCCTTCGATTCAGGATATCCCAGAGAATCGTTCATGGCCCCTGCCCCATCACAGCATTACAAGTGGCAGTAATACGAACAGCACTATGTTGGCGACGCCATGGGCCACTGCGACCAGCGGCAGGCTCCGTGTCCTCTGGAACAGGTACCCCAGAACTATACCTACAACAAAAATATAGGCCATCTCGGTGATCTCGCCGTAAATAGAGTGCATTACCCCGAAGAGAAGGCTTGCCGCTAGCAGGCCGGGCGTCAAACCAAACAGTCCCTCAAGTTTGACCTGTATAAGGGACCTGAATATGAACTCCTCTATTAACCCGACATACAGGAAAACCACACTGGCAAATACAAGGATGAACGGGTCGGACAGGCCGGGTATCAGATAACTGGAGCCTATTATAAGGTACTCTCCTGCACCCAGCAGAGCACCCAGAACAATGCCTATGGGAATGTATGCCACAAGTCTTTCATACACGATCCCAAGTTGCACGTCAGTCAGTCCCTGATGCCTTATCATCAGGTAGACAGGTATCAGCATAGGTATATACACAACTACGAAAAGCAGCAATGATGCATCCGAGATAGGCATTGATACGTTGACCAGCCTGAGCAGAGGCAGAAGCATCAATGCCTGGAGAGCATATACCGTCTCGCGTTCCCTGATAACGGATAAAAGCAGAGGGATGCTTATAAGCAACAGGAAGTGCAGGGAGATACCGCCCTTGACATTCCCGGAGAAGAGAAGCAGCTCGGCAAGTATGATGGCCAGGACAAAAGCCCCAACTGTCCTTCCTGAAGACAGCGATTGAGAAAAGCTCAGCCTGTAAAGGTTGTCCTGCCCGTAGCCTTCGTTATCCGGCTGAAGCTTTATTTTTTTCCACTCAAGGATTTTCTGCTTTTTTGTAAATGCATCTGTATGATGCGAATCATCCTCATACTCCATTTTGCTCCCCCTGTTAATCGTCCCCTGTCCCATCCTGCACATCCAGCCACAGGTAAAGTTCCCTGTAAGGTTCGGAAAGTTCTGTATCCTTGTAAAGAAGGAACTGCAACTTCATGCCATTACCGTAAACATCTGGCTTGAAGGTTACTTCACTTTCCCATCTTTCATCATTCCCGAGATGTATATCCTCACCTGCAGCCTGCGAGGGGAGAGGTTTTCCATCAAGCAGGATCTCCAGTCTGTAATCAACAGATCTTTCTTCCTGGTTCACTATACCCACCATTACGCTACCGCTGTCACCAATACTTAAGTTTGTCGGATATCCGCTTGAAGTCCCATCCGGCCCCAGCAGGTAGAACTCAGTGAATCCTACCTTTGGCTTGGGGTTCTCAATGACATATGCTACAGTCACAGCCGAGATAAGTACGGCGAATACCAGGGATATTCTCAGTACAGATTCAAGCCGCGAGTGTCTTCCTGAGAGAAAACTTACAGGTGGCCGGTATAGTGAACTGAGGGAAGGTGAGAAAGCCATTCCTTCAGGCAGCCTGTGACGCCGTATGAATGCAACCGCACACATCACCAGTATCAGTGCAGAGATGGATATCATCAGGGGCCCGACATTCATGCCCCATGGGGCAGAGAGCAGACCATATCCGATAAAAGGTACGACAGCAACACTCAGACCGATGCTGTAAGTAAATCTTTCGGCACCTGAAAGGTCATCTTTCCCGGGAAAGAGAGCAGCCACCATTGCGTATCCCGGAAGGACCAATACCATCACAATCCCAAGAAAAGCGCGCAACTCGATGATGTTCAGGAGAGGATGGAACACGAACAGATTCGTGAGCAATACACCTGAAGCTACAAGGAGAAGATCACCAGGTACCCTACTTCTAACCATAATTAAACACCACTCAATAAGCCAATAGGCATAAAGGTTTATAAAAATGTTTCAACCCGTAGAAGGAAAATCTGAGAAAATTACCGGGAGATGATAATATCAGGTATAAAATGTCCGGATTCACTTAACTTTAGTAAGAAATATTGCTCCATACAATTCCATGACAGTAAATGTTAAGTCTTTTAACTGAATATTAGGATTGGGATTTTAAACTAAGGGTTGAGTGTACAATAAAAGGTTGAGTGTGTGATATGGAAATAGTTCTTACCCATCCAAGCGTACTTATAGACCTGTCTTCGGTCGAGAACTTAAGTATGTATAGCAATCTGGGACTGTCAGAATATAGCAGCTTCGGGGTTGCTGCTTTTGTAATACTGCTTGCTTCCAAGAAGGTCCTGAAAGAATCTGACAGGTGGAGCCCGGATATAAGTTCCGCCCTGCAGATGGCCATTCTGCCGTTAATGATAGCATTCATTGCAATATTTGCCTTCAACATCATGAGATTTGCCGGGCAATGACCTGGGGCTCTCTCCGTCAAACGTATGGGGAACGGCACGTAAAAGCATCAGGGAGTAGCATTTGAAGTGGTACTAACATGAGTAAATCATATCTGCTGGAATCTGTAAGAACAAGGACCACATGGAATACAGAAGATCTGTTTGACAGTATGAGGGATCCTCTTTACAGGAACTCGGCCTTTCTTGTGATGGGCAGACTGTTGAATGTGGGCGTAGGATTCTTTTTCTGGCTGATAGCAGCCAGGCTGTATCAGACTGCAGAGGTCGGCGTAGCAACTGCCCTGATATCATCGGTCACGCTAATCATGTTCATTGCGAGCTTTGGTTTCAATTTCTCACTTATAAGGTTCATAAAGATAAGCGGGAAAGAGAGCGTACTCAACACGTCTATATGTATTACCACCGTAGCTGCCGTGGTAGTAGGAGTAACATACCTGTTGCTGCTGGATATCTTTTTTGAGAACAGTGCCCTCATACAGGATACCTCCTACGGGATGTTCTTCTTGCTCACAGTGGTAATGCACTCAATATTCTTCATTACCGGGGAATCGTTCAAGGCGCTCCGTGACACAAAGGACTACTTTATGCAGAACACGGTGCTTTCCGCAAGAGTGATACTACTGTTCCCTCTTGTGTTCCTTGGAAGCTTTGGTATATTTGGTGCTATTGGGATTACATACTTCCTGGCAACAGTCTATAGCGTGATCGTGCTGAGCAGGAGGGTGAAACTTAACTTAAGGATAGACAGGGAATTCTTAAGCAAATCTTTCAGTTTCTCCTCGGGCAATTATATCTCGAACCTGCTCTATGAAAGCCCTTCACTACTGATGCCCCCGATAATACTGAGCCTAATAGGTAAACAGGAGGCAGCTCTTTATTATATAGCCATGGCAGTGAGCAGTCTTATATGGATAGCGCCGATGTCCCTGAGTGCCTCGCTCTTCATCGAGGGCAGTTACGGGGAAAACCTGAAGAAGAATGTCGTCAAATCCGGAAAAGCAATACTTGTTGTCCTTGTGCCCAGCATTATATTCATTTACCTGTTTGGAGGTTTCGTACTGGAAATATTTGGCCGGGACTACGTTGAAGCCCTGCCACTGCTGCATATACTGGTACTCTCAAGTTTCTTTGTGGCTCTGCATGACATGTTCATTCCCATCCTGAATATAAAGATGAGGGTGAGCAACCTGATAAAACTCAATTTCGTGAGGTTTTGCCTTTTGCTTGGATTATCTTATATATTCCTCCGGGATTACGGAATCATAGGATTCGGCTATGCATGGATGATAACTCATATCCTTCTTACCGTAATAACACTCTGGCTTTCGAGGAAAGAGGGATGGATTTAAATCATTGGATGAAAATTTAATATAGGTTTAAGGTGGGTTGGTGTATGGGGAATCTTACCAATAGATATTATAAGACGTATAGCGCTATTCTTATAGGGAGTTGCGCACTTGCAATACTGGGCGTGTCACTGCCGTTGTTATTCGGACAGGCAAATCTGGCCATGCTTGGCTCTTATTTGGCTATCCCAATGATCCTGGCCCCGATACTCTACGTGAGACAGAAGAACAATAAGGACTATTTCAGTGAAATAGACAGCAAATATTACTATCTCTTCCCGGCGCTCTTCTTCGTATTCTTTGCCATATCTATAGCACTGCTTTACTTTAATGCGATCAGGCCTTACAGCTATTATGCAGTCATAACCGTAATGGCCACATTGATCCTTGCCCAGATCCTTTTCTTCCCGACTGCAAGAAGCAGGACAGTGCTGATACTTTTTCAGTCTAGCCTCTTACTGCTCGACCTTATATGGGGAGTTAACCTGAACTACTTTTTCTCCATCGAAAGGACGGACTCCTTCTTCCACTCATGGATGATACAGATACTGGTGGAGGAAGGAACCATCAACGAGAGTTTTGACCTGTACAGGGCATTTCCTCTGTGGCACATCCTCTGCGCCGCGATCTACAAGATCAGTGCCATGGATATGTCGTATTACAAGGCCATGTACCTGATCAACGGCCTGATCTTTGCAGCCATACCCCCAGGGGCATATATCCTTGCAAGGAAACTGTTCACCGAGGAAAAGATAGCACTGCTCGCTGCCCTTTTTGTATCCTTCTATCCGGACGTGCTCAAATACGGGATAGCAGCACTTGCAAGAAGCCCCATCTCCTTCTTAGGCATACTGCTTGTGATCACACTGCTGTACCACCGGAGCTTTGCTGCCACCCTGATGGCTATTGCGATGACAATATCCATAATCGTGTTCCATACGGT comes from the Methanolobus chelungpuianus genome and includes:
- a CDS encoding DUF7411 family protein, translating into MRVSVLFSGGKDSSLAAILLEPFFEVELVTCSFSLLPVGDVAREAAEKLGFSHRVARLDMQVLEKAYGMIIKEGFPRSAINHIHLAAMEYLASDVDVRFIADGIRRDDRVPVPDISRIRSIEDRYGVSYMSPLKGLGRSAVNELVKQHLVIDEGQSENVIKADYETELREFIRIRAGAQRINELFPSHIQSHVIERKKVPSKEVKTICIHD
- a CDS encoding metal-dependent hydrolase, translated to MPYPPGHLLFFTFCTFLAGVLGIAVMRFKGKVVQLSDTKHLGLLFAAGSLGSLFPDVPALWNFFLHGNLKHVTIGPIPTHSLFFGLTVFFLAMAMGYLTYREHTKAMSVALFAGAGFASHLMLDDLAAGSIYYLYPFHTEPFSVFYSFFI
- a CDS encoding CPBP family intramembrane glutamic endopeptidase, whose protein sequence is MEYEDDSHHTDAFTKKQKILEWKKIKLQPDNEGYGQDNLYRLSFSQSLSSGRTVGAFVLAIILAELLLFSGNVKGGISLHFLLLISIPLLLSVIRERETVYALQALMLLPLLRLVNVSMPISDASLLLFVVVYIPMLIPVYLMIRHQGLTDVQLGIVYERLVAYIPIGIVLGALLGAGEYLIIGSSYLIPGLSDPFILVFASVVFLYVGLIEEFIFRSLIQVKLEGLFGLTPGLLAASLLFGVMHSIYGEITEMAYIFVVGIVLGYLFQRTRSLPLVAVAHGVANIVLFVLLPLVML
- a CDS encoding 30S ribosomal protein S19e, producing MTTAYDVPAAALIAKVAEKLKENDKVNPPEWAPYVKTGSHKELPPTDREWWYTRCAAVLRTVYTQGPIGVERLRSVYGGNKNMGSSPNHKVKGSGSIAREALQQLEAAGFVKTLKSGRSVSPQGQSFMDNAAYEVKKELVEKIPGLAKY
- a CDS encoding lipopolysaccharide biosynthesis protein; protein product: MSKSYLLESVRTRTTWNTEDLFDSMRDPLYRNSAFLVMGRLLNVGVGFFFWLIAARLYQTAEVGVATALISSVTLIMFIASFGFNFSLIRFIKISGKESVLNTSICITTVAAVVVGVTYLLLLDIFFENSALIQDTSYGMFFLLTVVMHSIFFITGESFKALRDTKDYFMQNTVLSARVILLFPLVFLGSFGIFGAIGITYFLATVYSVIVLSRRVKLNLRIDREFLSKSFSFSSGNYISNLLYESPSLLMPPIILSLIGKQEAALYYIAMAVSSLIWIAPMSLSASLFIEGSYGENLKKNVVKSGKAILVVLVPSIIFIYLFGGFVLEIFGRDYVEALPLLHILVLSSFFVALHDMFIPILNIKMRVSNLIKLNFVRFCLLLGLSYIFLRDYGIIGFGYAWMITHILLTVITLWLSRKEGWI
- a CDS encoding 50S ribosomal protein L39e; this encodes MSQKSKGQKMRLAKAHRQNHRVPVWVIVKTNRKVVGHPKRRNWRRSSLDVK
- a CDS encoding DNA-binding protein, whose translation is MADDLEEIRRRRLEQLQQQQASQQQVAPGDMQAAMQQEQARADMEAKKQALLRQILTPEARERLTTLKMSRKEMVEQLESQLIMLAQNGRIQSKIDDEKLKQLLVQLQPQKREPTIKRM
- a CDS encoding DUF1616 domain-containing protein — translated: MVRSRVPGDLLLVASGVLLTNLFVFHPLLNIIELRAFLGIVMVLVLPGYAMVAALFPGKDDLSGAERFTYSIGLSVAVVPFIGYGLLSAPWGMNVGPLMISISALILVMCAVAFIRRHRLPEGMAFSPSLSSLYRPPVSFLSGRHSRLESVLRISLVFAVLISAVTVAYVIENPKPKVGFTEFYLLGPDGTSSGYPTNLSIGDSGSVMVGIVNQEERSVDYRLEILLDGKPLPSQAAGEDIHLGNDERWESEVTFKPDVYGNGMKLQFLLYKDTELSEPYRELYLWLDVQDGTGDD
- a CDS encoding adenylosuccinate synthase, which codes for MFTIITGAQFGDEGKGKIVDLMSGDYDLVVRFQGGDNAGHTVKVGEDVYKLHLIPSGFLLDSRVLIGPGTVLNPEVLAQEMDMLAEGGIVLTPEKLGVDAKTSIIMPYHVELDGLKESRRTEKIGTTKRGIGFAYIDKVARDEIRMADLADPERLKRRLSELASSKEAAIRELDGDPSIVTREELVNRYLGLGRRLAPYITDVSYEINKALEKGRNVLAEGAQGTHLDVIHGTQKFVTSSSTVAGSACANLGVGPTKVTEVLGIVKAYITRVGEGPLPTELTDETGRKIQQVGREFGTTTGRARRCGWFDLPLLRKAIYLNGYTSLALTKLDVLSQLDPVRVCVSYELDGRIIDYPPEGTAELAGCRPVYEDLPGWESDLTGVRSFDDLPGNAQKYILYLEKKMGVPITYVSVGPAREQTFRR